One window of Xanthomonas sp. 10-10 genomic DNA carries:
- a CDS encoding rhomboid family intramembrane serine protease: MPQLPPVTKALLIANIGLFLLQWALGDLGVGVLPSDSTLSWLMLWPISDGFDAFSPGASFMPWQLLTYAFLQSGFNQLFFSALVLFMFGAPLELTWGQKRFLTYYLVCVAGAGVCQLLMAWITGGGAPVVGASGAVFGLLFAYGMLFPNQRVMLLFPPIPMKARTLVIVVGITEVMLGLLGQRSVITYFAYLGGMLFGWLMIRYWRGQSPFGGSGGRKGGGGKGRKPPLRVVR, translated from the coding sequence ATGCCTCAATTGCCGCCCGTTACCAAAGCACTGTTGATCGCCAATATCGGCCTGTTCCTGCTGCAATGGGCCCTGGGCGATCTGGGGGTTGGGGTGTTGCCATCGGACTCCACCTTGTCGTGGCTCATGCTGTGGCCGATTTCCGACGGCTTTGATGCGTTCTCGCCGGGCGCCAGCTTCATGCCGTGGCAGTTGTTGACCTATGCGTTTCTGCAAAGCGGTTTCAATCAACTGTTTTTCAGCGCGCTGGTACTGTTCATGTTCGGCGCACCATTGGAGCTGACCTGGGGCCAGAAGCGTTTTTTGACCTACTACTTGGTATGTGTGGCCGGCGCGGGCGTGTGCCAGCTGCTGATGGCGTGGATCACCGGAGGCGGTGCACCGGTCGTGGGCGCGTCCGGTGCCGTGTTTGGGCTGTTGTTCGCCTATGGCATGCTGTTCCCCAATCAGCGCGTGATGCTGTTGTTTCCGCCGATTCCCATGAAGGCCAGGACCTTGGTCATCGTGGTTGGCATTACCGAAGTGATGCTGGGCTTATTGGGCCAGCGATCGGTGATAACGTATTTCGCATACCTGGGCGGCATGCTGTTCGGCTGGCTGATGATCCGCTATTGGCGCGGCCAGTCACCGTTTGGCGGCAGCGGTGGCCGCAAGGGTGGTGGCGGAAAGGGGCGCAAGCCGCCGCTGCGCGTGGTGCGCTGA
- a CDS encoding MGMT family protein, whose amino-acid sequence MSRPRQPSSRPFASAKSAACSASTPAAPSGEQARLRILDVIGAIPAGQVAGYGEVAARAGLPGRARLVARVLSGNDDPDLPWHRVLRSDGRIALPSGSPGYHEQCQRLRAEGVPVVQGRVRRASAAQRLDAAVWGPS is encoded by the coding sequence ATGTCCAGACCCCGCCAGCCATCTTCGCGTCCGTTCGCATCTGCCAAGTCCGCCGCCTGTTCCGCGTCAACGCCGGCAGCGCCCTCAGGTGAGCAGGCGCGGCTGCGGATTCTTGACGTCATCGGCGCCATTCCTGCCGGTCAGGTTGCCGGCTACGGCGAGGTCGCTGCACGTGCCGGGTTGCCTGGGCGTGCGCGCCTGGTGGCGCGCGTGCTCAGTGGCAATGACGATCCGGATCTGCCCTGGCATCGCGTGCTTCGTAGCGATGGTCGCATTGCGTTGCCGTCGGGGTCGCCTGGCTACCACGAGCAATGCCAGCGGCTGCGTGCCGAGGGGGTGCCGGTGGTACAGGGGCGGGTGCGCCGAGCCAGCGCTGCGCAGCGGCTGGATGCGGCCGTGTGGGGTCCTTCATAA